The Coprobacillus cateniformis DNA window TTTGTCTTTTGTTCTTTTGTTCTTTCGTTCTTTTTTTAACTTTTCAAATTTTTATTATTTTGATTTGTAACGAGACTTAAATAATTTGATATTTATATTGCTACTTTCTTCTCACTCCTTCGTTATGCAATATATTTGATTTAATATCTTTTCATTGTCTCTCAAACCGCTTTATATAACGAAAAAAGAGACAATTCACAAAATCACAAAGATTTCATAAATTATCTCTTAGATAACTATTTGGTGCAGCTGATGAGACTCGAACTCACATGGATATTATCCACTACCGCCTGAAGATAGCGTGTCTACCAGTTCCACCACAGCTGCAATATCAAAAAATTATATATATTTATAAATTATATTGGTGCAGGCGATGAGATTTGAACTCACACGGACGTACGTCCACTACCCCCTCAAGATAGCGTGTCTACCATTCCACCACGCCTGCATGACGCTTAATTATTATAACATAATATCTATAAAATAAGCAATAAGAAATAGGGAAAACCCTATTTCTTAATTAAATTGTAAAGTGCTTTCGCATAGATAGCAGTTGCTTTCAACAAATCATCAATAGATATTTCTTCATTATTCTGATGAATCTTATTATCAGTACCTGGAAATTCTACACCAAACGCAACACAATTTGGCATAGATTTTGCATATGTTCCTCCTCCAATCGCTTGAGGCTGATGAATATGATCACCAGTAAATTCAACATAGGCACTGTGTAAATTTTGGACAAGATCACTTTGTGGGTCAATATATAGAGCCTTCCCTAACTCATGCGTTTCTTCTAACCCATATTTATTGAGCTGTTGAACGATTGGCATCGTTAGTTGTTCATCTGTCATTTCATGAGGAACTCGCATATCAACAACTAAACTCGCATATCCATCTTTATAATTAAGGACACCTAAGTTAACAGTTAAGTCCCCCATTAAACCTTTAAATGCAATCCCAAGTTTCTTACCATAATTATCCTGATAAAAACAATCATCAACAAAATGCACTAATTGGTTCTCAGAAATAGTTGCAAGATAATGACACATATAAACTGCAGCATTAATTCCTGCATCTGGCGTTGAAGCATGAGCTGATTTTCCAATTAATGTCAATCTTGTATGGTTCCCTTCTTCTTCCAAAGAGCCTTGCAAACCTTGTTGATTTAAATAATGAATAAAATCCTCTTTATATTGTTTATAATGACCTGAAATATAAGCCTCACATGTCTCTGGTACAATATTTGCACGTGATCCAGAATAAATACCTATAATATTATCTTTTTCTATCTCACCTTTCATTTGGAAATTAACTCCAGCTTTTTCTCCATAAACAACAGGAAACTCAGCATCAGGTGTAAACCCCATTTTAGGGTATGGTTGCTTTGTAAAATAATATTGCATACATTTAGAACCATTTTCTTCATTACAACCAAAAATAATTCTTGTTTTCATTTTTACAGGTAAGTTTAATTCATGTATGATTTTTGCAGCATAATAACCAGCGATCAAAGGACCTTTATCATCAGCAACACCTCGACCATAAAGTTTGCCATCTTTAATGGTTACATGATATGGATCAGTATTCCATCCATGTTCATTACAGGGTACAACATCTAAATGTCCTAATATTCCAAATGTTTCTTCATCTTCCCCTATATCAATATGACCAGCATACCCATCAACATTAACACTTCTAAAACCATCTCTTTCCCCTATTGACAACATAAGATCCAATGCTTCACGGCAAGGCTTTCCAAATGGTTGCCCTTCATTTGACGTCGCTTCATCCAATACTGATGGTATTTCACAAAGCCTCTCAATATCAGCTATGATATCTTCTTTTCTCTTGTTAGCCTCTTCAAAAAAATCGATCATAAAATCACCTCATTAAACATTATATCAAATATTCAAATAAAACGATACAATTTTATAAAAAAGTGGTATGATATGAGTAATTGGAGGATATATAAAGATGGAAAATATCAGATTTCACATAACTGTGAAAGCAATTGTCATTTATAATCATAAAGTCCTTATTCTTAAGAAAATCAAACCATCGACTGATGGTCTAGGGTATTGGGAACTCCCTGGTGGTGGTTTAGAATATGGAGAAACACCACATCAAGCTTTAACTCGCGAATTGAAAGAAGAAACAAATTTGGACATTAAAATATTAAAGCCAGTCTACACATTCACTGCTATACGTCCTCATTATCAAACTGTAGGTATAGGTTTCTTAACAATTCCTACAAATGATAATGTTGTTATTTCTGATGAACATACTGACTTTAAATTCGTTCACCCTACAGAATTAAAAGAGTATTTAAATCAGCAGATATATAACGATATTATTATAACTTTACAAGAATATGAAAATATGAAATTGGAGGAATAGAACTATGAAAAAATTATCTGAATATCCTAATATTGGCCCAGTTGTTGAAAAACAGCTTCATCAAGTTGGAATTGATACATTAGATCAATTACAAGATATTGGTAGCCAGGAAGCATGGCTAAGAATTCAACAAATAGATTCTTCAGCTTGTATCCATCGATTGCTTGCTTTAGAAGCTACCATCCAAGGAATCAAGAAAAAAGATTTAAGTGAACAAGATAGAATTCATTTAAGAGAATTTTATAGACAGCATAAGTTATAAAAAATCAAGGTTACTCACCTTGATTTTTTTTATCATAATAATCTTTTATGGCAGATATAGATTTCTTTTTAAAACTGAAATAAAGATACGCTAATACTCCAGTTCCAGCAGCAAATACTACAGTTGTTCCAATGAAAATATATGTAAGAACACTATTATCAGCTGACTCAGAAGCCTTAAATTTTTGAAGTGTCTGCTCCGTAGCCTCATAAGTATAAAGAGATTTTTCACCTAACTCGTTCATTAAGTAAACAACGCTATAATCTTTTAAATCTTTATCTTTAAATGTCCAACCTGGAATTTCCACTTCACTGATTTTTATATTTCCAGACTTTAATCCCTGAAGTCCTTTCAAGTCTTGAGGAGCATCCATAAGAATATAAAGTTTCCCATTAACAGTAATTGTTTCAAATTTTCTTACAATTTTATTATTTTCATATATATAAAACCCAGTTCCCTGTGTCTCGTTTTGTAGATAAACAACTGTCAACCCAAGTGTATCATTTTTCAAAGCAGAAATTTCATTTCCATCTATTGTTATTTTTGTTTTTTCAAATCCTTTGGGAACATCCACTTTAGAATAATCGTTTAAAACACCTAAATTCTGATCACCCATTTTCAAAAAAACACTAGGTTTCTCAGTCACATACACTGAAATGGTATATGTTTTTTTTGATCCATTTTCTGCTTTAACTGTTATAACAAAATTATTTTCACCGACTTTAAGTTCATGTTCTCCTGTACCAGAAACAGATGCCTTAGAATCCTTAGCTTTAGCATTTATAGTGATTTTTTTGATATCACTTGTTAAATCAACTTTATACGTTGTTTTATCAGCTGAAAATACAGGTGACAAAGTTCCAGAAGAGATACTTAATGAAGAAAGATTATTTTCTTTAGAACGTGTATCTTCCTTAGGCGTTTCACTTGATCCTCCAGATGAATTTCCTCCATTTGAAGATCCACCATTTGAAGAACTACCACCGCCATTTGAAGAACTTTTTATACTTACTGAAACAGATTTACTTCCTGTAACAGGACTTTCATCTGTAGCTGTTACATCAACAGCAGATACAGTTACAGTTGTTTTACCTGATTGCCCAGCAGTCACCGTCACACTTGCACTTCCATCAGCAAAGACACTAGTTGTTGAAACTGACCCATTTGATGCTGATACATTAAACTGGCCTGCCCCACCAACAGATATTGTTACAGTAAACTTTCCACCAGGAGTTACTGAAGATTTACTTGCACTCACTGAGAATGATGCTGCAAATACATTAAGACAGCTTAAATTCATCAAAACAGCAAATACCGTTGAAAAAAGCAGCCCTTTAATTATTTTATTTTTTTTCATCTATTTTCTCCTTACTAAAATAATCTATTTGTTCCCATAATATGATTTTTAATTTTAATATAATCTAATGATGATACTTTCCCATCTCCATTAACATCAGCTCTTAACAATGCATCACCGCTTAAAACTTTTGTTTTCATAATATGATTTTTGATTTGTATATAATCTAATGATGATACTTTTCCATCTCCATTAACATCGCCAGTATAATATGATGGAACTTTTACGTTCCCTTGATTAATAACTGTTACATTTGATGTAGGAATGAAATAATAATCCTTACTAAAGTTATATATGCCATCCCAATTAGTATCAGTTCTTGAAGAGTTTAATGCTGTATCAGATTGAATTTTATACCATCTGTTACCAGCAGAGTCAGTGACAGTATCCAAAATAACAACTGCCAAGTTATATGTACGCGGACTTGTTACACCATTTGTTTTTTGTCCTAAAGTATGAATGACTGGTGATGAATAAGACGCCTCTTTATATAATTTATAAGATTTTTGAACGCCATTAATAATCCCCATTGTATATCGTCCATAATCATTACCAACACCATAATAATAATTTACTGAAGCAGCTTTTTCACCCCAATATGGGTCTGATGCATAGCGAACATTAATCCCCCCTGCTTTATCACCTAAATAGCCTCCGTTATATCTCCAGTCTTCATTATCTAGATATCCATTAGATATAAATTTCTCAGCATGATACTTTATACTATCTGAAGCAGTAGCATATCCATGTGCACCATAATATGGATTACTATCAACTGCACCATGCCCAAATAAATTATTCTTGTCCTTTGCAATATCACTTGTTCCCCATGTACTTTCATTTCCAGATACACCCAACATTAACAAGCCATTAACACCATATGCATTTTGATACTGTATAAAATAACTTCCCATATTTTTCATTTTGGAACTACTACTCCCCACATGATCATTAACAATACTATTGATTTGACCAGCAGATAAACTCGTTGTTGTTCGATGAGAAAGATACTGATAATAATTATAATACGGATCAGACTTATTAACTGCATTTGTATGGACACCATTTTGATAGTCTTTAATCATATTTGGATAACTTGTATAGAAATAATGACCATCATAACTATAATACTTTTTTCCAGCAGATAAATAGCTTAACTTATATCCAACTCTATAAGTATTGTATTTATTAGAACTTCCATAATAAAATCTATGATATAAATACCCATCGCTTACATAATAATATGAAATATTAGCAGCTGAATAGTCAATAACAGTGACATCACGAGAATCAAAATCCATAATGACTCCAGCCTGCATAGCTCTTACCTTACCATTAAAAGTCCCTAGATAAGCAGCATCTTTTGCATAACTCCCTGTTGTATAACCGTCATAACCAGGATTACTAACGTTATCATACGTTAAATAACTCTCTCCATCATATGACTTTGCATTCAAATAAACAACACCATATGTCACAGCCTTGTTTTTTTCTTCAACTGAATAAGTTGTACTTGAACGGAGATATTTTCTTTTATTTAAAGCCTGTTGAGCGTCTTCTTTACTATCATAAGTAGCAACAACTTCTTTGTCATCACCTTTTCCAACAACTAAGTTATATTCAGTTGCCATTTCTTTTGCAATCGAATCATCATTTTCAATATCATCAAAATATACAATTTTAGAAGCTCCATTTTCATCTATAATTGTAAAATAATCAGTTACTTCTGGTCCATGAATTTGTGATTTGTTTTCATCTGTTGCTTTTATATTTAAAATTGTACCTGTAATAGATAAAGTTACTGTTAATAAACCTATAAAACTTATTTTTTTTAATTTCAAAATAGCATCCTCCCTTTAATATTTCCTAGAGTCATATCATTTTCAATTATACATTATTTTTATTATTCGTTCAATCAAATACCCTTATTTTCTGACTAATAACGATATTTTTTTATCACATATTTCACACAAATAAAAATAAATGGAATATATTCCCATTTATCTTTCTTTAAGTTCTTCTAAATCATATGGAGTCTCTTGATAAACGTAGTAGTTTAACCAGTTAGAGAATATAAGATATGCATGTGAACGCCATTTTACTTGAATCTCTTGATGAATATCGTCATTGAGATAATAATTCTTAGGCATTTCACTCTTAATATTTGGATTGGCTAAATCACGTTTATATTCTTTATCTAATGTGTCTGGATCATATTCAGGATGACCAGTAATAAAGAAACGTGATCCATCTTTTGATGCAACAAGATATACCCCTGCCTCATCAGAAGTTGCTAAAATATCTAATTGCTCTATCTTTTCTATATCCGTTTTTGATACAGATGTATATCTTGAATGGGGAGCATAAAATTGATAATCAAACCCTCTTAATATTTTTCTTTTCATTTTATCAACATTGGTATGATGTTGATAAACACCTGTTAATTTATGTGGCAATAGATATTTGGAAACACCATAGAAATAATGCAAACTGGCCTGAGCAGCCCAACAAATAAAGAAACTACTGAATACATGTGTTTTAGACCATTCTAATAATTGTGTTAATTCTTCCCAATAATCTACTTCTTCAAATTTCAATTTTTCAACAGGAGCACCTGTTATAATAAGCCCATCATATCTGTTTTCTTTGATATCATCAAATGTTTTATAAAATGCTAAAAGATGTTCTTTTGAAACATTTTTAGATTCATGACTAGCCATATGAATCCAATCAACCTCTATCTGCAATGGTGAATTAGATAATAATCTTAAGAGTTGTGTTTCAGTAATAATCTTCGTTGGCATAATGTTTAAGATCAATAATTTTAGTGGTCTGATTTTTTGAGTTGTAGCTCGTGTTTCATTCATCACGAATATATTTTCTTCTTTCAATATTTTTGATGCCGGTAAATTATCTGGTATTTTAATTGGCATATGAACACCTCATTTCATTGATTTTTATTTTATCATAGATTTTCATAGACTTGAACAGTTATTTCTTATAAAATGAAGAAAAGGAGTCATAAGATGAAAACAGAACTTATAAAACAATATACTGAAAATTTATTAAATATCTATACAAAAGAATTATTGAAGAATTGTGATTATAATTATATTCTTGTCTTGAATAATCAAGAAGAATCTCAAGTCATAAACAATATTCTCTATACAAACTATCAAGATTTTTATAAACATGATTATTTAAAATATTCCATCCCTCCAATCAGAAAGCCACGTAAATTACTGACATATAATGATGGATTCAATATTTTAAACAAGGTTGACTATGGTACACTTGCCATTTCTTCTAAAGTCCCATATTGTACAAGTTTAAATCATTTTGTAGTAGATGGACATATTTATTTTCATTGTGGTCATACTGGGCATAAACTTGAAGGTTTAAATCAACTGGTATGCTATAATGTTGTAGATGACTTAGGAATACATAAAGAAGTTTTTACACATAATCATCAAAGTGTACATATTTATGGCTTCCTTAAAGAAGTTAAAGAAAATAAGAAAGCTCTGTTAGAAGCTTTCTTACAAAGATTTACACCTGGATTTACAAAAAACTTAAATGAGCAAATGCTTCAAAACACAATGCTCTTAGAAATTGATATCATTCATATGAATGTCAAAAAGCATTTTCATTAAAAAGAAATTAATTCATTAAATGCTTGAATGATAAATGCATCACTCATTCCTGATAAATAGTCAATAATACTTTTTTCTAATGCATGAGAATCATGAGTAAAGTCATAAACGACTTTATTCATGTATTCTTTTTTTCTTGGGTAATTTTCAATATATGCATATTTATCAAGCCATTTTAAGTAATGGGATATTAATTTAGGATATTGATTTTGATCTTTTAATAATGCTGAAATCATATTGTCTGCTTTTGAATAATCATATATGAAATTAAAAATAGAATCTAATATTAAAGAAACATAATTATTATGAATTTGAACTCTTTTAATTAAATAGATATTTTGATAATTAAATTTCATAATCATTTTCATGATTTTAAAGGCTTCATCCGATAGTCCAATCCCACATTCTACCGATGAATTTTCAATAACGTCATGAATGAAATAATTAACAATCGATCCATTATTAATCGCATGAAACTGATAATCACTGATACTGTTAAGTGACTCTTTTAAACTATCAACTTTTTCTTCAGTAAGAACACGAAGTCTCAATGCATCTTCAATGTCTCTAGCTAAATACGCTATTTTATCTGACATTTTCACAACACAACCCTCATATGTCCATGGATTAAATTGTCCTGCATAATTATAATCATGCAAATCAATATATTGTTCTCGTTTTTGTATATATTTCTGATTCATTTCA harbors:
- the pepV gene encoding dipeptidase PepV, coding for MIDFFEEANKRKEDIIADIERLCEIPSVLDEATSNEGQPFGKPCREALDLMLSIGERDGFRSVNVDGYAGHIDIGEDEETFGILGHLDVVPCNEHGWNTDPYHVTIKDGKLYGRGVADDKGPLIAGYYAAKIIHELNLPVKMKTRIIFGCNEENGSKCMQYYFTKQPYPKMGFTPDAEFPVVYGEKAGVNFQMKGEIEKDNIIGIYSGSRANIVPETCEAYISGHYKQYKEDFIHYLNQQGLQGSLEEEGNHTRLTLIGKSAHASTPDAGINAAVYMCHYLATISENQLVHFVDDCFYQDNYGKKLGIAFKGLMGDLTVNLGVLNYKDGYASLVVDMRVPHEMTDEQLTMPIVQQLNKYGLEETHELGKALYIDPQSDLVQNLHSAYVEFTGDHIHQPQAIGGGTYAKSMPNCVAFGVEFPGTDNKIHQNNEEISIDDLLKATAIYAKALYNLIKK
- a CDS encoding NUDIX hydrolase encodes the protein MENIRFHITVKAIVIYNHKVLILKKIKPSTDGLGYWELPGGGLEYGETPHQALTRELKEETNLDIKILKPVYTFTAIRPHYQTVGIGFLTIPTNDNVVISDEHTDFKFVHPTELKEYLNQQIYNDIIITLQEYENMKLEE
- a CDS encoding TfoX/Sxy family protein — translated: MKKLSEYPNIGPVVEKQLHQVGIDTLDQLQDIGSQEAWLRIQQIDSSACIHRLLALEATIQGIKKKDLSEQDRIHLREFYRQHKL
- a CDS encoding cadherin-like beta sandwich domain-containing protein, which codes for MKKNKIIKGLLFSTVFAVLMNLSCLNVFAASFSVSASKSSVTPGGKFTVTISVGGAGQFNVSASNGSVSTTSVFADGSASVTVTAGQSGKTTVTVSAVDVTATDESPVTGSKSVSVSIKSSSNGGGSSSNGGSSNGGNSSGGSSETPKEDTRSKENNLSSLSISSGTLSPVFSADKTTYKVDLTSDIKKITINAKAKDSKASVSGTGEHELKVGENNFVITVKAENGSKKTYTISVYVTEKPSVFLKMGDQNLGVLNDYSKVDVPKGFEKTKITIDGNEISALKNDTLGLTVVYLQNETQGTGFYIYENNKIVRKFETITVNGKLYILMDAPQDLKGLQGLKSGNIKISEVEIPGWTFKDKDLKDYSVVYLMNELGEKSLYTYEATEQTLQKFKASESADNSVLTYIFIGTTVVFAAGTGVLAYLYFSFKKKSISAIKDYYDKKNQGE
- a CDS encoding dockerin type I domain-containing protein, whose amino-acid sequence is MKLKKISFIGLLTVTLSITGTILNIKATDENKSQIHGPEVTDYFTIIDENGASKIVYFDDIENDDSIAKEMATEYNLVVGKGDDKEVVATYDSKEDAQQALNKRKYLRSSTTYSVEEKNKAVTYGVVYLNAKSYDGESYLTYDNVSNPGYDGYTTGSYAKDAAYLGTFNGKVRAMQAGVIMDFDSRDVTVIDYSAANISYYYVSDGYLYHRFYYGSSNKYNTYRVGYKLSYLSAGKKYYSYDGHYFYTSYPNMIKDYQNGVHTNAVNKSDPYYNYYQYLSHRTTTSLSAGQINSIVNDHVGSSSSKMKNMGSYFIQYQNAYGVNGLLMLGVSGNESTWGTSDIAKDKNNLFGHGAVDSNPYYGAHGYATASDSIKYHAEKFISNGYLDNEDWRYNGGYLGDKAGGINVRYASDPYWGEKAASVNYYYGVGNDYGRYTMGIINGVQKSYKLYKEASYSSPVIHTLGQKTNGVTSPRTYNLAVVILDTVTDSAGNRWYKIQSDTALNSSRTDTNWDGIYNFSKDYYFIPTSNVTVINQGNVKVPSYYTGDVNGDGKVSSLDYIQIKNHIMKTKVLSGDALLRADVNGDGKVSSLDYIKIKNHIMGTNRLF
- the metA gene encoding homoserine O-acetyltransferase MetA yields the protein MPIKIPDNLPASKILKEENIFVMNETRATTQKIRPLKLLILNIMPTKIITETQLLRLLSNSPLQIEVDWIHMASHESKNVSKEHLLAFYKTFDDIKENRYDGLIITGAPVEKLKFEEVDYWEELTQLLEWSKTHVFSSFFICWAAQASLHYFYGVSKYLLPHKLTGVYQHHTNVDKMKRKILRGFDYQFYAPHSRYTSVSKTDIEKIEQLDILATSDEAGVYLVASKDGSRFFITGHPEYDPDTLDKEYKRDLANPNIKSEMPKNYYLNDDIHQEIQVKWRSHAYLIFSNWLNYYVYQETPYDLEELKER
- a CDS encoding pyridoxamine 5'-phosphate oxidase family protein, coding for MKTELIKQYTENLLNIYTKELLKNCDYNYILVLNNQEESQVINNILYTNYQDFYKHDYLKYSIPPIRKPRKLLTYNDGFNILNKVDYGTLAISSKVPYCTSLNHFVVDGHIYFHCGHTGHKLEGLNQLVCYNVVDDLGIHKEVFTHNHQSVHIYGFLKEVKENKKALLEAFLQRFTPGFTKNLNEQMLQNTMLLEIDIIHMNVKKHFH
- a CDS encoding deoxyguanosinetriphosphate triphosphohydrolase family protein — encoded protein: MKIKEFINYAMNEEHPQYALATKREEIIYQRRHDLRSDFGRDYTRILFSQAYRRLKHKTQVFFAVEDDHVCTRSEHVNLVESVSHTIAYELGLNTELTKAIAVGHDLGHAPFGHGGETILTRIAKEHGLEKFWHERNSLHFVDDIELLEDNEHNQHNLNLTYAVRDGIISHCGEMNQKYIQKREQYIDLHDYNYAGQFNPWTYEGCVVKMSDKIAYLARDIEDALRLRVLTEEKVDSLKESLNSISDYQFHAINNGSIVNYFIHDVIENSSVECGIGLSDEAFKIMKMIMKFNYQNIYLIKRVQIHNNYVSLILDSIFNFIYDYSKADNMISALLKDQNQYPKLISHYLKWLDKYAYIENYPRKKEYMNKVVYDFTHDSHALEKSIIDYLSGMSDAFIIQAFNELISF